The nucleotide sequence GGTGTGCCGCGCTCGAACCTCGAGAGGCTCGCCGATCTCGCCTTCCAGGACGCCTGCCACGCGTCGAACCCACGCCTCTGCACCCGGGATGACCTCCGCGCGCTCTACGAGGTTTGTTTCTGAGCGGTTTTTTTTCTGGGAGGCGCTGCGCTGGGGCTTTGCCCCAGCGCGAGGCTCCTTTCGACTGCTGGCGGATTTCCTCGGAATGCGTTAGGTGTCGGGGCGATGGCTTCTGCCACGGCTCCGGGTCGCGTCGAATCGTCGAAGCCGGCGACTTGCCGGATGTTCGAAACTCCGCTCATCGAGCGGTTTTCCCGCATCCATCCGGCGACGCCGTTCGTGTTCTGGATACCGGTCTACAGCTACCTCGCGTTCCGCGGGTACGAGAACGGCGTGGGGCTCGGGGCTGGCCTCGGGCTTGGGTTCCTCGGCCTCTTCGCGTGGACGCTGGCCGAGTACGTGCTGCACCGCTGGGTCTTCCACTATGTGGGGCCGCGGCTCTGGCAGCGCCGGGTGCATTTCGTCCTGCACGGCGTCCACCACGACTTCCCCCAGGATGCCGATCGCCTGGTGTTCCCGCTCGGCGCGAGTATCCCCTTGGGGATCACGTTTTATCTGCTCTTCCGCGCGATCGTGGGCCCCGTGCTGGTGGATCCGCTCTTTGCGGGCTTCGGGTTCGGCTATCTCGTCTACGATGGCACGCACTACGCGATTCACCACTTCCGGATGAGCTCGCGCTGGGGCAAGTGGATCAAGCGCCACCACATGATCCACCACCATACGGGCCAGCACGCGCGCTGGGGCGTCTCGTCGCCGCTCTGGGACTACGTGTTCCGGACGATGAAATCGTCCTGAACAGCGCCCGCCGGCTGGAACGGGCCCTGCTGAGCGCCCGGCATGAGCCGGAAGGGTGGGCGGAGTGTGCGCGCCAATGCTGGCGTGCGGGAAGTGCGGACGGTTCATCGGCCGGACGGGGAGCTCGATCAGGTCGAGGGGTTGATCTACCGGGCGCGAAAGCTGCGTCGGCGAGGGGATACGCGGGGCGCGATCGTGCTGCTGCGGCAGGCTTGCTCGCAGGATGAGTGGCGCGCGCGGACGTTCACGTTGCTCGGGGCGCTCTTGTCGGAGGACGGTCGCCACGACGAGGCGGTGATGGCGTTGACACACGCGCGCTGGCTGCGGCAACGAGCCGGGGAGGGGCGACGCGCGGCGGTGACGGCGCGGCTGCTCGAAGCGGAGCTGGCGGCGCGTTAGGACGCGGCGCGGACGGGGCGCAGGGCGCCTACGTGGATGGTGCGCAGGGTGTTGCGGCCGCAGAAGGGGCAGGCCCACCCGATGTCGAAGCGCTCGTCCGAGGCCCCGATGCTGTGCGCGGGCGCGACCTCACGCGTCCGCCCCCGCGACGCCGTCCCCGAGACGACGTGATGCTTCTCGTCGAGCGTGGCAGTCAGGATCGCCTGGCACTCGCATCGGCTCTGCACGCTGAACTGGCTCATGGATCTCCCGCATGGGCGAGCCGCCCCGGACGATCGGGGCCTCGGCTTCGCCGGTGATTCGACCGCGCCGCTTATAAAGCGTGGAGTGATCAGGCTCAAGGGGGTTAACCTCGCCCTGGCTTCTGTCGCTTGTCGGGAGGGAAGGGAATATGGGGGCGCGTGGGGGGTTCCGAGCGGCGATGATCGAAACACGAACGGACGTCGAGGCGCGAGGCCGCCGGATCCTGGTGGCCAGGGATTCGCGCCTCTCGACGTGTGATGCGCTCGTCCAGGGGCTCGAGCCGCTGATCGAGGATGTCGAGCTGGTCGAGGCGTACTCCGTGGAGGCGGCG is from Polyangium spumosum and encodes:
- a CDS encoding sterol desaturase family protein; amino-acid sequence: MFETPLIERFSRIHPATPFVFWIPVYSYLAFRGYENGVGLGAGLGLGFLGLFAWTLAEYVLHRWVFHYVGPRLWQRRVHFVLHGVHHDFPQDADRLVFPLGASIPLGITFYLLFRAIVGPVLVDPLFAGFGFGYLVYDGTHYAIHHFRMSSRWGKWIKRHHMIHHHTGQHARWGVSSPLWDYVFRTMKSS